In the genome of Cynocephalus volans isolate mCynVol1 chromosome 10, mCynVol1.pri, whole genome shotgun sequence, the window GCCTGACAGCAGCACCCgggtggggacagaggaggggaGCAGCTGCCACCACGGCCCaggctgcccagccctgccctaaCCTGCCCAGCCCGGCCCCTTAGCACCTGCCCCCCTGGTCTGGAAGGCAGCCCAGGTGGGCGGGGCCTCCCCTCCAGTGACCAGGCCTTGGTCACAATGGGCGTGACATGctgctttttttaattttatttttttacgaAAAGAACCAGTGTCAATCCACAGACCCTCTAAAAAGCCAGGCCGGCCGGGCCGAGCCAGCAGCCCCTCTCCCCAGACTCAGAGGCTCAGTGGTGAGGGGCGGCCCGGCCAAGTCTTCGGGGCAGGCCAGGCCTCTGGGGCCCAcagtcccctccccaccaaaGGGTTCACCTCACACTTGAATGTACAACCCACCCTGCTGTCGGAAAGGCCCTCCGTCCTTGGCCCCTGCCTCTTGCTGCTGTCCTGTCCCTGAGCCCCTGCAGGTCCCCCCCAACCCCTCAAGAGCTAGAACAGGCGGCCTACAGGCCCTGGGCCTGGGAGGAAGCGTTCCATTCGCCACTTGGGGCAGACACAGAGAAACCTCAAAGATCTGTCATGGAAGGTGACTTTTTTCCTCGTAGCTAACATTAGGCCTGTGTGTTCCCCATCATTCTTCTAGACGCTCCAGTCCCTACAACTATGATGGCATTTTGGTCCCACCCCAGCCTGGGAAAGGACCTTGCAGGGACCTCCctcccaaaaaagagaaaaagataaaaaaaataaacaaagaaatgtatGTTTCAGCACAGGCAGTTTTCTTCTACTTCTGCTCCCCTTATTTCTAACACCCCAAACTCAGAcgctggagctcagaccaggccCCAAGCCTACTAAGTGTGCACCGCAGGAGGGATGGGCACAGGCGGGGCTGGGCTGCCCCTCAGCCCTCCCTCCCGTTCCTTGGGCATAGTAGCGTCAGGGAAAGCCCAATGGCCCAGAAGGCAGCCCGGGGGGTGCGGGGGCCCATCCCTGTCCCTGCtcggctgccccctcccccacctttatATAAATTCTCTGAATCACCTTtgcatagaaaataaaagtgtttgctttgtaataaAAGTCTGGAAAGTAACAGAGTGATCTTGAGGTGTCAAGGGAGCCTTCAATCATCACCTGGGGGGCAGGACAGGGAGAGGTGCCTCCTGTTTTGCCTGAAAGAGAAAAACTCCTTGGAGTGGCCCCAGAACTTCTCAccttggtggggagggagggccaCCCCCAATCTCAGCTGGAAGAACTCCTTACCTGGAGAGTCGAGGCCTTCCTAGAAGGTTGCCATGGACCGGGTCAGGGTGGGTGGTGGCAGCATGCTTGAGGACAGAGATGTGGCTTGGGGTAGGGGTGCCAGGTGGCCTGGAGGCAGCAGCTGGAAGAAGTACAACTGGACAGAGACCCCCGGCATCAGCGACAGGACCAGCCAGCCCAACCCAGCCCTGTTCCAGCCATGACCCCCCCAGACCTGTACCTTACATCCCATGGCCAGGAGGGCGTGGAGCAGCACAACGACAGACAGCAGCACTGCAGCTGCCAGCCTAGTGTCCTCGCGGACGACAGGCCAGAGGGTGAACACCAGCCCAGCAGCTGAAAGGGCCAGGGCCAGTGCCCCAAAGAGCCACTGCAGCCATGGCACAGGGATAAGCCACAGGACCTGTGGGAGACGTGTAGCTAGCATCTTGCCGCTCGTCCCCATGATCCCTACTGCCCACTTGTCACTGGGCCACACTTACCACAGTGGGgatgaagacaaagagagagtagCCGTAGACGCACACAGTCTCTAGGAAGGTGTAAGGCCCCATGCGCTCCCGGACACCTTTGCGCCACCGCAGGAAGCCCCACAGCGCCAAGGGCACCAGCCACGCATAGCAGTAGATGGTGATGACTGCCATGGTCACTGGGGGGGTGAGGCTGGCAGTCACCCCCAGCCCTGCTTCTTTTCCATGCCCTGTCATGCCCCTGTGGTCTCTTATGCCTGTCTCTCTGGATGGAAGACAAGTTTCACACTCTCCCAGCCctgctgggtgctgggcctgCCCACCCTGCTTACCCTTGTGAAACTGGGGGCTGTAGTGGATGGAGGGGTCCCTCCTCTGGGCCAGCAACAGTGTCAGGTTGCCAGTGACAGCCAGGATGAAGGCCAGCGTGGCACAGATCCAGAAGGGGCCTGCAGGCAACATCAGGGTCACAGATCCAGTGCTCTGAGGACAGGTGGATGTTTCTCGTCTCAACTGTGCTGGAACCCAGGCCTCTTCTCAAGCCACCCACTGGTCCTCCTAGTGGCTGAATCAGTGCTGGCTCtcagctctttcacctccttctgGAAGCACTCTCCATGTGGCTGCCAGGACCCCTTGCTCCTGGCTTTTGTGGCAATCCCTCAACCTCCTTGTCGCCTCCTCCCTGACCTCTTGAATGATGATTTCATCCACCCTGATGGCCTTATGCCGCCTCTACAGGGACTACTCCCAAAGTCTCAGTCTGGGCCCTGCCTGGAGCCACAGGCTCAGGTTCACGTTTCCACAGGGTGCCTACGGCTCCGTCCACCACGCCAGCTCTTCCCCCCCAGGCCTGCCCAGCTTCTCCCATTGACAAAGAGCCACTCCATTCTTCTAGTAGTGCCCCAAGAAACCATGGAGCcagctcttctctcctgccctgccctgcactgTCACCAAATCCTGCTGGTTCTGCCTCCACATTATTCCAGAATCCAACCGCTCCTCTCGTCCACAGCCTCCACCAGGGCAGtcacctcctccctgcctcctggcTTCCGCCCTCGCCCTCGCCCGCCACTGTGGCCAGAGGGACCTTAAAAATATTGAACTGACGTCCCTTCTCACCACAGTGGAGCAGGCCTGTGCAATCTGTCCTGTCACCTCTGTGACTTCCCTCCCAACAGCTCTCTCTGCTCCGATGACACCACCACCCTGAAGTTCAGGCGTGTTCCCGCCACAGGGCTTATGCCTTTTCTGGAGCCCTTTTCCTCTAGATCGCGCCTGCCCCCCATGGATGCCAACAAGCCTCACTTCCATCaccctcctcagagaggccttccctgacccacCTGAGCAGAACAGCAGTGTGGCTAGTCCTCTAAACCTCTGCTTCTCTTCCATGCCCTGTCCCACCCCCGTGGTCTATTATGACTATCTCCCTGGAAGGAAGGCAAGTTTCACACTCTCCACGAGTGACTCAGCTGTACACCAGGGCCTGGCACTCAGtccacatttgttgaatgaataatccAATGAACTGAATGCCCAACCCCACTCACCGTACAGATCCGGCCGATTCCGCAGATGGTGCCGTACAAAGTTGTGGCCAGGCCGGGGCAGCAGCGAGCCTTTGATCCGGTCCAGGACCTGAAGGGCAAGGACGGAGTCCAGGATGGAATGCGGTTCAGGGTTCCTCCCCTCCTGACCTTCAATCTCTCTCCACGCCCTGCCTGAAAGAGGTCAGCTCTCCCCTCTGGGCTTTCAATGGGCTGTCCGTGTGGCCTGGAGCCCCTCTCCCTGGCCAGCTCCCACTCACATCCCACAGCAGAGTGGTGGCCCACACTCTGCAGGGCCTCTCTGGGCCTACGATCTTCCTGtttgcttcctcttcctctcagCTTGGCTGCCCTGAACGCCCCTCTGCAGCCTCCCCTACCAGCCCCAGTAAGGAGTGGACAAGTCCTGCGTATTCTCCTTCCCACATCTCCATCCAGCATGTCCCCAACTCTGTGGCTCTGGCTTATTATCACTTCCCACCCTGGCCTGGGGCCTCCGATCCATGTTCCATGTGCATGTCCATTCATTCCTCTACTCCTTCCTCTTCTGCTCGAAGCCCTTCCATGCCTCCCCATTACCCTCAGGCTAAAACCCAGACTCTTTAACAGAGCTCACCAGGCCCTTGGTGATCTAGTTGCTGCCCGCCTGTCCCCCACCTCACACTCTCCAACCAGATTCAGTGACAGGCAGCTTCTGCGACAGTCCATGCCTTCTTTCACCTTTGGTGTCCCGTATATGCTGTTCCCTATGCCTGGAACAtacctctcctcccctccactctACCTGGAgaatccttccttctcttttaggTCTCAGCAAATTCCTCTCTTTCTCCGGGGAGCCTCTACCCAACCCACCAGATCATGTGAGTTTCCTGTGCTCCTACAGCCCTAGGCACACCATAATTCTCAGCACCACTGTCCCTCCTATCGGCCTGAGTAGGAGCTCTCGTTGTCCCACGTAGCTATCACCAGCACCGTACCCAGGGCCTGGCGCACAGGAAGTGCTTGGGGAATAGTGGTTGAACCCCAAGTGTTACTCCGAGCCCCATCCCACCTGCTTCTCGGGCCTCACCTGTGAGGTGTCCACGTCAAAGAAGCTCTGATAGTAGCCAAAGGTCCAGAACTCGGGCTGCTGCTTCTTCTCCTGTAGGAGCTGCACAGCGCAGGCTTTTAGTGCCTTCCCTTACATCCTGGGTCAGCCAGGGTGCTGGACAGAGGCAGGGCACAAGGACTTTTGTGACTCACCGCCGTCTTATCACTCTCTTCCTCCACTTCATCATCGGCTCCATAGCTGCTACCCGAGCCCACAGCCACGGCCAAGTGCCCCTGTGGGGTCAGCTGATCACTTCTGCTGGTGGTGACTGCATCTGGGGTCTCAACCAGAAGATTAGTGGCTCCCTCGAATTCTGCGGAGAGGGCATAGGAGACACAGGCATGTTTCGGGGACTGAAACAATTCCACGTGACCCACCACTCATCTGGGGGCCAAGCACCTGCTGTGGCCTTTTCGATCCTCTCACCTGAGGCAGGGCCCAACTTCTTGAGTTTTGGGCCTTGGGAAGGAGGTCTGTTCCCTTACCCCTAATATGGGGCTGCAATTTAGGGCTGGACCTGATCAAGTCAGGGTCTGGGGACTAGAGGCTCCGGTTTGAGGTCTGAGTTCAGGGCGGGAGCGCGGCTCGAGGTAGGAATGAGTTTCGGGTCTGGGGTTCAGAGCCGACTGGGGTTTCGGGTTAGATGCCTTGGACGCTGCATGGGAGGTCCTAGCGAAGGGGTGGAAGGAGGAGCTCCGGCCACGCCTGGGCCGCACTCACCGTGGAAGGTCAGTTGGTCGGCCGTTGCCATGGTCCTTCGGGGGCGTCACCGCATCCCACTCCGAGGACAGAGGCCGATCAGGCCCGCGCCCCTCCCGGAGTTTATCCTTCAGCCCCGAGCCCCTCCTGGCAGCTAGTGGCACCTACGGGGGCTTGAACTCGTCCCGACGACCCCACAGGCACTCCGCCCCGCTCACCTGAGGCTACCCAAGGTGGCGTGGCCGGAGCTCTCTACGCCTGCGCGGCCCGCCTACCCCACTCGGACTAGACAGCAACATCCGGCGCCGgtcccttttctattttcttccgaCGGGAAGCTACTTCCGGTAACGTTGGCGCTTGCGCAGAAGAGACTCCCCGGGTCCTTTACTTCGGGTACCAAGCGTTTCTTTTCGGAAAACGGACCCCAAGCCGGAAGAGGATGGCGACAACGGCTTTCAAGAGAATCTGGTCCCGAGGCCGCAGAGAGGCGGGTGACGCGGCGGTCGCGAAGCCGGGAGTGTGGGCGCGGTTGGGTGAGTAATGGCGGAAGGCGGCGGGGTGGGTGGCTGCAGCGGCCAGACCGCTCTCACCGCGCTCCTCTCCCCTCAGGCGCCTGGGCCCGCGCGCTGCTCCGGGACTACGCCGAGGCCTGTGGGGACGCGGCGGCGGCTGCCCGGGCCCGGCCGGGACGGGCGGCCGTGTATGTGGGGCTGTTGGGCGGCGCGGCGGCTTGCTGCGCGCTGGCGCCGAGCGAAGTGGCCTTCGAGGGGGCGCTGCTGGACGCGTCGGGGACCCTTCTGCTGCTGGCACCGGCCACGCGCAACCGCGACACCGAAGGCTTCGTGCAGCGGCTGCTCTGGCTGCGGGGCCGCGGCCGCCTGCGCCATGTGAACCTTGGGTTCTGCTCGCTCGTGTACGAGGCGCCCTTCGACGCTCAGGTCAACCTCTACCAGGCCCGCTGCCGCTATCTGCAGCCCCGCTGGACCGACTTCCCGGGCCGCGTCCTGGATGTGGGCTTCGTGGGCCGCTGGTGGGTGCTGGGGACCCGGATGCGCGACTGCGACATCAACGACGACGAGTTTCTTCACCTACCGGCACATCTGCGCGTCGTCGGGCCCCACCAGCTGCGCTCCGAGGCCAACGAGCGGCTCTTCGACGAGAAGTACAAGCCCGTCGTGCTCACGGACGATCAGGTGGACCAGGCGCTGTGGGAGGAGCAGGTCTTGCAGAAGGAGAAGAAGGACAGGCTCGCTCTGAGCCAGGTCGACTCGCTGGTGCAGTCGGAGGTCCCGAGATGAAATCCAGGGAGGCCTGGGGCCCGACAGGGTTTCCAGCCCGGGATTGTGCAATTGTGCGAGTGAACCTTATGTACAGTGTTCTCTCGCTCGGTTTTCACAAGTTTGGgatgtctttttccttctctctttgttCCTTGTTAGCTGAAACCAATTCAGAGCCTTCTCAGTCtaggagctggggagaggagagcgACTTGACCGTGTAATGTTTATCCCTGCCAGAGCTACTAATGAACTTTTACATAAGCCTTGTTCATTGGGTCTCACAGTCCCCCTGACTGAGGCATCACATTGGTCAGGTGACTCCCAGTATCTCATTCTCattcagatttcctttttttctccttttctttttttttttttttttttttagcggcTGGCTTGTagggggatcggaacccttgatcttggtgttacaacacccggctctaacctactgagcaactggccaggcccaggttttctttcttcagtgtgagctgaaatgtttttattctatcacctattcactttcatttttatgaataatgttttttctttaattttttaaaactttattttgaaattattgtgGTCTCACAGGAAGctggaaaaaagtagaaatatccTATATGTTCTTTGCTGAGCTTCCCCCAAATGGTAACATCTTACAGAACTAATACCaaaccaggaaactgacatttGTGTGACCATTTGGATGTTACAGGGAAACTCTTTGCAAAAACAACCTGGTTTTACCATACGTGTATTGACAGTGATTGGAAGTAGCTTGGTAGGATAAAGCATTTTCCGATCTGTAAATGGAATCAATAGATTCTGGTTATGTTATACTTCAGTAACTCTGAAAACACAGAGTTCTATGGAAAAGAATAAGTTAGCATACACAGTTGGTACTTAGATTATagtaatgatattttttaaactaaaatattaGGGAAATAAGACTACCTCTGTCACCTAGGTGGCCTGTGGCCAGTTAATAAAACCAGGAAGTGCAACAGTCATCTTTTCTGTGATATTTATGCGCTTTGCCACTTTGAAGTTTCGGCACTTGGGCTTTCCGTTCATAATAGGGGTGCATTGAACACgtggtattttgtttgtttgtgggttttgggggggttttttgactggtaaggggatcgtaacccttggcttggtgttgtctccaccacgctcagccagcgagtgcaccggccatccgcatataggatccaaacctgcagcctcggcgctaccagtgctgcactctcctgagtgagccacgaggccagcctgaacatgtggtattttttataTCCTTATTTTTAGTGTGGGAGGGTATCTTATAAGTCAGCATCTCCGTTTCACAGGGTTTCTGAACTGAGGTTCAGAAtgttgttatttttccaaggCTGTGGTAGATCCATGATTCAAACTCTTTAACTCCCAGCCGTGTGACTTAATGCACAAACCCATGTACAATCAACAACATCTTGCCAGGAATTATTAAATACTGGTAACAGTTGCCATAAATCGTGAGTACagaaataggtaaataaatataaaaaagaaatacaatgaaaacaaaagacaaatgatTCTAAATTctttcatccttttctttttttttccttttaggtgGCTGGCTgtgcagagatctgaaccctggactgtggtgttctcagcactacgctctcccagttgagctaaccagctagcctgtGATTctaaattctgtttttgtttttatttcggcagctggccagtacagggatccaaacccatgatcttggtgtgaTTCTAAATTCTAATCCTACACTAGCTGCCAAAGGCTGTGGACATAAATCCTTCTCTCTTTGTTAAAGAGagagaggggccggcccgtggctcactcgggagagtgcggtgctgataaccccaaggccccgggttcggatcccatatacagatggccggttcgctcattggctgagcgtggtgctgacaccaagtcaagggttaagatccccttactggtcatctttttaaaaaaaataataaataaataaataaataaatagagagaggCGTTAGCCAACTTCAGGGAAGAGTTTAAGACTCACTGGCATCAAAGTGAGACTTGTTTCTCATTGTGATCAGAAGTGTTGAAAGAGGATCACATACCTTCATTGCTTGAATCAGTTATTAAATGCCACTTCTGGGCTggtcaattagctcagttggttagagcatgctgttatagcaccaaggtcaagggttcagatccccataccggccagacaccaaaagataaataaatgccACTTCTGACTTCTAGCCAGGGTGTGTTCCATGCAGAGTCCCCAAAGCTTCAGGGAGCTGTGAAGCTGAGTACAATGGTTGGCCACAAATTAATGCTCAAATCTGTTGGTAGAAATTGTGGAACTTGGTCAGCCTGAGGTCCTTGTGGCTTATCTTTGGCCAAAGGGTCAGCCTTTCCCAGAGGAGAGTCCTACTGTATATGTTCCCTTCTCCAGCACCTCTGGACTCCTGGGTCTATTGTGAGGCATGAGGGATGGGTGGATCTGCTTCTCTGCTTTTTGGCATATATACAGGCCCCCAGATCCAGGTATCCTTGGTTCActgctgagctcccagcaccCCACAGTGCTCAGCCCAGTGTGGACCTCAaaaatgggttttgtttttttggagggGGTGGCTGGTCAgaaaagggatctgaacccttgaccttggtgttgtaacaccatgccttaaccagctgagctaagtgACCAGCCCCTTCAGCAAATGTTGAAACAGGTAAATGAAATACTTTATATAGTGTGTTGCGGGTGGGAGGGGAAGCCGACGAAGTTGCCCAGCCCAGGGGAAGAGGTCCTCTGCTCTCAGGACTGCTTTCAAATCTGAAACAGAGCAAAGTGAGCATGTTGCCTATGTTCCCCTAAGGGCAATAGGGTCTGGGGGAGAGGAAGTGTGCTTTAAAGTTGGGTTTGAATCTCGGCTTTTACACTTTCTAGCTTTGGGAGTAAAGTGACTTCacgcctcagtttccttatctgtaactGGGGTCGTTAGAAAAGCTAGAAACCACACtaaagcacttggcacatagtaggcattcacaGTGCATGGTGTGGCTGTGTCCCTGAATCCATGCTGTGCCCTTTCTGTGCTTTTGTGGAAAGACCTATGTGTCCTTAATGCCGAAAATACCTTTCAGACGGTTGTGATTAGAAAGACCAGTAGAGGGCACCAGAGATTGAATCTTGACAACGCGGCGGACTCCTCGCCTTGCTGAGCCCCAGTGGAAATGGCTGGACCCGGGTTTCTTCTGTTCCCGGGGAGCAGCGGGTGGACGTAGTGCAGTTGCCACATGCACCCCTTTACTGCTCTTCAGAACTAGGTAGATGATGGCAGAAGTAGGGCCGCAGTTGTCAAGAGCTGTCCCAgaccttcccttccctccccagttttccttttcttgtacaACTCACTTTGAATAAGGGAAAACATGCCGGCATAGTCAGCATTAGTAAAGCTGCAA includes:
- the TIMM29 gene encoding mitochondrial import inner membrane translocase subunit Tim29, producing MATTAFKRIWSRGRREAGDAAVAKPGVWARLGAWARALLRDYAEACGDAAAAARARPGRAAVYVGLLGGAAACCALAPSEVAFEGALLDASGTLLLLAPATRNRDTEGFVQRLLWLRGRGRLRHVNLGFCSLVYEAPFDAQVNLYQARCRYLQPRWTDFPGRVLDVGFVGRWWVLGTRMRDCDINDDEFLHLPAHLRVVGPHQLRSEANERLFDEKYKPVVLTDDQVDQALWEEQVLQKEKKDRLALSQVDSLVQSEVPR
- the YIPF2 gene encoding protein YIPF2 isoform X3 → MEPMMKWRKRVIRRRSYRRRSSSPSSGPLATIRASLTWTPHRSWTGSKARCCPGLATTLYGTICGIGRICTSTGSVTLMLPAGPFWICATLAFILAVTGNLTLLLAQRRDPSIHYSPQFHKVTMAVITIYCYAWLVPLALWGFLRWRKGVRERMGPYTFLETVCVYGYSLFVFIPTVVLWLIPVPWLQWLFGALALALSAAGLVFTLWPVVREDTRLAAAVLLSVVVLLHALLAMGCKLYFFQLLPPGHLAPLPQATSLSSSMLPPPTLTRSMATF
- the YIPF2 gene encoding protein YIPF2 isoform X2 — protein: MATADQLTFHEFEGATNLLVETPDAVTTSRSDQLTPQGHLAVAVGSGSSYGADDEVEEESDKTALLQEKKQQPEFWTFGYYQSFFDVDTSQVLDRIKGSLLPRPGHNFVRHHLRNRPDLYGPFWICATLAFILAVTGNLTLLLAQRRDPSIHYSPQFHKVTMAVITIYCYAWLVPLALWGFLRWRKGVRERMGPYTFLETVCVYGYSLFVFIPTVVLWLIPVPWLQWLFGALALALSAAGLVFTLWPVVREDTRLAAAVLLSVVVLLHALLAMGCKLLPPGHLAPLPQATSLSSSMLPPPTLTRSMATF
- the YIPF2 gene encoding protein YIPF2 isoform X1; its protein translation is MATADQLTFHEFEGATNLLVETPDAVTTSRSDQLTPQGHLAVAVGSGSSYGADDEVEEESDKTALLQEKKQQPEFWTFGYYQSFFDVDTSQVLDRIKGSLLPRPGHNFVRHHLRNRPDLYGPFWICATLAFILAVTGNLTLLLAQRRDPSIHYSPQFHKVTMAVITIYCYAWLVPLALWGFLRWRKGVRERMGPYTFLETVCVYGYSLFVFIPTVVLWLIPVPWLQWLFGALALALSAAGLVFTLWPVVREDTRLAAAVLLSVVVLLHALLAMGCKLYFFQLLPPGHLAPLPQATSLSSSMLPPPTLTRSMATF